The sequence CTCTAGTCCCCTTACAAAACGTTCGATATTGGGTTAGCCATAAACTTTACATGTTTTTAGCAATTGACATGGCATCATCATAAAATGATACAAATCTTAGATAAGAATATACAATGCACTAGAACACCCTTTTTTACGATTTTTTACTGAGACAACATCTAAGATTCCTTGAATTATGTGATATTTAACACCGGGCAAATTTTTAACTCTTCCACCTCTTACTAATACTATGGAATGTTCTTGTAAATTATGGTCAATACCAGGTATATAAGTAGTGATTTCATATTTAGAGGTTAATTGTACTCTGGCGACTTTACGTAAGGCAGAGTTTGGTTTTTTAGGGGTGATAGTGGAAAAGTTGACAGTAAAGTTATCTTTACTGCCACTATACAAAACCGTACATGAGAATTTCTCCTCATACGACGTCTCATTCAATTCttttgatgacatttttgtttttcgagtaTTCCCTTTCTTCATTATGGAAACTTGATTGGGTAGTTTTCCTATTTTAACACGAATGATtagtatatatatattatttatttgtaaaaaaaaagcTCTCCGAATCCTTCAGGATTACTTCTTGATAACAGTATAGGCACACAACCAGGGAGATATAGTCACGATAGACCTTATAAATTGTTCTCAGATTTCATCCAAGGTAAAGAAGGAAGATTCTGTGAAAATTTACTTGGAAAATGGGTCGATTATTCAGATCATTTTGTTATTGTGGTAGGTCCCCTTCTCTCATTGTATCAATGTGGATTGCCCTGAGAAATCGCAATAGAGCTTTTTCAAGCATAATACAAAATACTCATTTTGTAGCCTTTATTGTCAAAAAGGCTTTTCTTTCAAGTGATATTGTATCATGTTATGTATGTATGACGCAACCCAATTTCTTATTTCGATTGACCTGAGGACCTTTCCACAATTCTCATTttatatagaaaaaaaatataGATTTCTTCATTTTAGGCgcaaaagaaaatgagaaaaaaattgcAATAGCAGACCGTATGGGCATAGATGAAAATGTGCCTAGTTATTGGCTCAGGCAAGTTGAAGACTTCTTTATGATCATTATCCATTTACTTCCAATTTCATAAATTAATATTTCTTTATCTGAACAAAAGAGCATCAACAACCTCTAGTCGTGTTCTATCTCTTTTGAGAGCCACATCAACTTCGATTGCTTGTCTCTTGCCTTCAACTCGCGCACGATTAGCTATAGCTAGTCTAAAACTTTCTTGAGCCTCTTGAAGATCAATATCAATACCTCTTTCTGCATTATTTACCAATAATGTGATTTCATTATTGTCTATCGTGGCAAAACCACCCATCAAAGCCATAGTGGACCACTGAGCATTGAGTTGTATCTTCATGACTCCTATATCCAAAGTTGTTACAAGTGCAGTATGGTTGAGTAATACACCCATTTGACCATTATTGGTAGCTAGTATTATTTCTTGAACTTCTAAATCCCAAACAACTCGATTGGGAGTGACTACACAAAGGTTTAGGTTCATTTTGTTTctttaaatttcttttaagttcATAGCCTTTGCGGTAGCTTCATCAATGTTACCCACCAAATAAAAAGACTGTTCGGGTAGAACATCAATTCTCCAGAAAGGATCATTTGAAAACCTCTAATTGTCTCTATTAGACTAACATATTTATTGGGGGAACCAGCGAATACCTCTGCTACAAAAAAGGGTTGTGAGAAAAACCGTTCAATTTTTCTTGCTCTTGCCACAATTAAATGATCGTCTTTTGATCATTCATCTAATCCAAGAATAGCTATAATATCTTGAAGTTCATACCAAAAGGATTGTATCCATTAATTAGTTGTGAAGAATTTAACCAAAGATAATCTCTTAACCATCCCATTAAATAAGTGGAAGACTCATTAAATTGAGCTACATTTTTCTGCCATAAGGTAATATGTTTCCAATGCCAATAGAAAGTAACCCATCCAATGGTATTTAACATCCAGAAAACTACTAAATAAAAAGCATCCCAGGCAAAAATATCGCAAGTAACGCCCTGTCCCGGACCATCGCAAGGAAAACTATAACCAAAATCTTTCTTATCAGGCATTAGCTTAGAACCGCGCGCATCTAAAGCACCTTTTACTAAAATCAATGTAGTTGTATGCAAACCTAGAGCAATAGCATGATGAACCAAAAATTCTTTGGGACCAATTGTTAAGAACAGTGAATTTTTATTATCGTTAATAGCACTCAACCAACCGGGTAACCATAAGCTTTTGCCAGCATTGAATGTTGGATCATTTGCTAAAGATAAGAGTACATCAAAACCATATAAGGTCTTACCATGAGCAGATTGTATCCATTGAGCAAATATGGGTTCAATCAAGATTTGCTTTTCTGGAGTACCAAAAGCAAGCATAACATTGTTATGAACATAAAGTCCCAAGGTATGAAAACCTAGGAATAAACT is a genomic window of Cryptomeria japonica chromosome 7, Sugi_1.0, whole genome shotgun sequence containing:
- the LOC131036311 gene encoding ATP synthase epsilon chain, chloroplastic-like, with the translated sequence MGVLLNHTALVTTLDIGVMKIQLNAQWSTMALMGGFATIDNNEITLLVNNAERGIDIDLQEAQESFRLAIANRARVEGKRQAIEVDVALKRDRTRLEVVDALLFR